The following are from one region of the Acidimicrobiia bacterium genome:
- a CDS encoding ATP-dependent DNA helicase UvrD2, translating to MDPNRLLENLNTAQAEAVTGSHAPLCIIAGAGSGKTRVLTRRIGYRVATEAADPRHILALTFTRKAARELTTRLAAMGFRDSIAAGTFHSIAYAQLQTRWSERGIRPPKLLDRKARFVGSFAPKDVNIFDLISEIEWAKARQIQPDEYEAKAAAAKRTPPLAPKLVATLYARYEEVKKQRRTIDFDDILGLAIRDMQDPTIAAAIRWRYRHFYVDEFQDVNPLQFALLNAWLGDRNDLCVVGDPNQAIYTWNGADADYLINFKQWFPASGTVRLAENYRSSPQILSAANAVLGAKDANPNPLRANRPDGPEPKVVEFTSDSAEAAGIARAIREAKAPQHPWSFQAVLVRTNAQTALISEALTKAQVPHRVRGGAGLLEQVEVRQALDQLVHHGGRFEAAVADFAEALGETNAAIGETEPAPSRDETSSLREDTEVSDRVLQRHANLEMLLRLAYDYQKIDPIPTAEAFYRWLIATVGSDSADHDAVDVTTFHAAKGLEWPIVHLAGLESGLVPIAHAKTLAARAEERRLFYVAITRAETQLHCSWAKERSFGQHVANRDPSPYLDQILLLNPPSETAANDQRVANIGARRPYKATAGLTSAGQSRSRPNKVPAGLSKDNEELFESLRTWRSIKAKAAGVPAYVVFPDTTLVAVANERPELPQELLALPGIGPVKAQRHGEALLRIVAEHA from the coding sequence GTGGATCCGAATCGTCTCCTCGAGAACCTAAACACGGCCCAGGCCGAAGCCGTAACAGGTTCCCATGCTCCGCTTTGCATTATTGCGGGTGCGGGCTCGGGTAAAACTCGGGTCTTAACGCGCCGAATTGGCTATCGGGTAGCCACTGAAGCTGCAGACCCGCGCCACATTCTGGCTCTCACTTTCACCCGTAAGGCTGCACGTGAACTAACCACACGCTTAGCGGCCATGGGTTTTCGCGACTCAATCGCGGCGGGCACTTTCCACTCTATTGCTTACGCCCAGCTGCAAACTCGATGGAGCGAACGGGGAATACGCCCGCCGAAGCTACTTGATCGCAAGGCCCGCTTTGTAGGCAGTTTCGCCCCCAAAGACGTAAACATTTTCGATCTGATTAGCGAAATCGAATGGGCCAAAGCCCGACAGATCCAACCGGACGAATACGAAGCGAAGGCCGCGGCTGCGAAACGCACGCCTCCGCTAGCACCGAAGCTGGTGGCCACCTTGTACGCCCGCTATGAAGAAGTTAAAAAACAGCGGCGCACTATCGACTTCGACGATATTTTGGGTTTGGCCATTCGCGACATGCAAGACCCCACAATTGCCGCCGCTATTCGATGGCGCTACCGCCATTTCTATGTCGACGAATTTCAAGACGTGAACCCCTTGCAATTCGCTCTTCTCAATGCGTGGCTAGGTGACCGAAACGACCTATGCGTGGTCGGTGACCCAAACCAGGCCATTTATACCTGGAACGGTGCCGATGCCGACTATCTGATCAACTTCAAACAGTGGTTTCCAGCCAGTGGCACCGTTCGATTGGCCGAAAATTATCGTTCTAGCCCGCAGATACTTTCGGCTGCCAATGCAGTGTTGGGTGCCAAAGACGCTAATCCGAACCCGTTGCGTGCTAATCGGCCCGATGGCCCTGAACCAAAGGTGGTGGAGTTCACGAGTGATAGCGCAGAAGCCGCCGGAATTGCCCGGGCCATAAGAGAGGCCAAAGCTCCACAGCATCCTTGGTCATTTCAGGCGGTGTTGGTGCGCACTAACGCCCAAACCGCGCTGATTTCTGAAGCCTTAACCAAAGCCCAGGTTCCACATCGTGTTCGAGGTGGGGCGGGCTTGTTGGAACAAGTTGAGGTACGACAAGCGCTCGATCAATTAGTGCATCACGGTGGTCGTTTTGAAGCAGCCGTGGCCGATTTTGCTGAAGCGTTGGGCGAGACCAACGCGGCCATTGGCGAAACTGAGCCTGCACCAAGCAGAGACGAGACCAGCTCGCTGCGTGAAGATACCGAAGTTTCTGATCGGGTGTTGCAGCGCCACGCCAACCTAGAGATGTTGTTGCGTTTGGCTTATGACTATCAAAAGATCGACCCAATACCTACCGCTGAGGCTTTCTACCGTTGGCTTATTGCCACTGTTGGTTCAGACTCAGCCGATCACGACGCAGTTGATGTGACAACTTTTCACGCCGCCAAAGGTTTGGAGTGGCCGATTGTGCATTTGGCGGGCCTGGAATCGGGCCTGGTACCAATCGCTCATGCCAAAACCCTGGCTGCTAGGGCCGAAGAACGCCGGCTGTTTTATGTAGCTATCACCCGAGCCGAAACTCAACTGCACTGTAGCTGGGCCAAAGAACGCTCATTTGGTCAACATGTGGCTAACCGCGATCCGTCACCGTATCTCGACCAAATTTTGCTCTTAAATCCGCCTTCTGAGACTGCTGCCAACGATCAAAGGGTGGCCAACATTGGTGCTAGAAGGCCCTATAAAGCGACCGCAGGTCTCACCAGTGCCGGCCAGAGTCGCTCACGACCAAACAAGGTACCGGCCGGACTTAGCAAAGATAATGAGGAACTGTTCGAATCGTTGCGAACTTGGCGCTCGATAAAAGCTAAAGCGGCTGGGGTGCCCGCTTATGTGGTCTTTCCCGACACCACCTTGGTGGCAGTGGCAAACGAACGGCCCGAGCTGCCCCAAGAATTGTTGGCGTTGCCCGGAATTGGTCCGGTTAAAGCACAACGCCACGGCGAAGCTTTGCTTAGGATCGTGGCCGAACACGCCTAA
- a CDS encoding ACT domain-containing protein: MAHELSITAIGADQPGVVAGVTGALAALNANLLDTSMTILGGRFAMVLIVSVPKNVQAEAVENALEEPASRLGLDVSVHESSVTSPAGSGERFSVSVYGGDKPGIVHRFAQALAEAQVNITDLSTRFLGDSDTPVYAMLLDVAFPPGLTIEAVRGTLSALAKELDVEFSINSADADIL; this comes from the coding sequence TTGGCACACGAGCTTTCAATTACCGCGATTGGTGCTGATCAGCCTGGTGTGGTCGCAGGAGTGACCGGGGCTCTAGCAGCGCTGAACGCCAATTTGTTAGACACCTCAATGACCATCCTTGGCGGCCGTTTCGCCATGGTACTGATTGTTTCGGTGCCTAAGAATGTTCAGGCTGAAGCAGTGGAAAATGCACTGGAAGAACCCGCCAGTCGGTTGGGCCTAGATGTCAGCGTTCACGAAAGTAGCGTTACCTCACCAGCTGGTAGTGGTGAACGATTTAGTGTTTCCGTCTACGGCGGAGATAAGCCAGGTATTGTGCACCGATTTGCACAGGCACTGGCCGAAGCGCAGGTAAATATAACCGACTTGTCAACCCGTTTTCTCGGCGACTCGGACACCCCAGTTTACGCCATGCTGCTCGACGTGGCTTTTCCACCGGGTCTAACAATTGAGGCCGTTCGTGGCACTCTCTCTGCTCTGGCCAAAGAGCTTGACGTCGAATTTTCAATTAACTCAGCCGACGCTGACATTCTCTAA
- the def gene encoding peptide deformylase, whose translation MIRPVVVLPDHVLSTPAKPVTSFGSATIELANDLLDTMRASSHSVGIAAPQIGVSLRAFALDITGHKKAKSCHGEFVLFNAQIVSGEGREIGREGCMSVPSLTGDVARYTSLVVHGFTPHGQEVEYHCDAFEARAVQHELDHLDGKLFLDRVVAADRVFQRRVYR comes from the coding sequence ATGATTCGTCCTGTTGTCGTGCTCCCGGACCATGTCTTAAGCACGCCTGCTAAACCCGTCACGAGCTTCGGCTCGGCCACTATTGAGTTGGCCAACGATTTGTTGGACACCATGCGAGCCAGTTCGCACAGTGTGGGCATTGCCGCACCTCAAATTGGTGTGAGCTTGCGTGCCTTTGCTCTCGATATCACCGGTCACAAAAAGGCGAAAAGCTGCCATGGGGAATTTGTGCTTTTTAATGCTCAAATCGTCTCGGGTGAAGGTCGAGAAATTGGTCGAGAAGGCTGTATGAGCGTGCCTTCATTAACCGGTGACGTGGCCAGATACACCTCGCTCGTCGTGCACGGCTTTACCCCTCACGGCCAGGAAGTGGAATACCATTGCGATGCTTTTGAAGCCCGGGCCGTGCAGCATGAACTCGACCATCTCGACGGCAAATTATTCCTCGATCGAGTGGTGGCGGCCGACCGGGTCTTTCAGCGGCGCGTCTACCGTTAA
- a CDS encoding PH domain-containing protein has translation MAFPEDYLHPNEELILDLKPHWFRMLPTGGALAAAVIVGVFIFTKTNVQALNILAGLAILATLAWFIQAYVAWTSTHFVLTSDRLIHRRGVVSRSGIEIPLERINTVFSHQSIFERLIGAGDLVIESASAEGRQEFDDMRHPDTIQNEIYVAMEANRNRTFNQSVAAATAAARPVSEPVDPQASVPEQIEQLHSLKERGLITDAEFEAKKAELLGRM, from the coding sequence GTGGCCTTTCCTGAAGACTATCTACATCCTAACGAAGAGCTAATTCTTGATCTGAAACCCCATTGGTTTCGAATGTTGCCGACCGGAGGTGCCTTAGCGGCAGCCGTCATCGTCGGCGTTTTCATCTTCACTAAAACCAACGTTCAGGCCCTAAACATTTTGGCAGGACTGGCGATTTTGGCAACCTTGGCTTGGTTTATACAGGCCTATGTGGCTTGGACAAGCACTCACTTCGTGTTGACCTCTGATCGCTTAATTCATCGCCGCGGCGTGGTTAGCCGCTCGGGTATTGAAATTCCACTAGAGCGGATCAACACCGTGTTCTCGCATCAATCGATCTTTGAACGCTTGATTGGTGCAGGCGATTTGGTCATCGAATCGGCCAGCGCCGAGGGTCGCCAAGAGTTCGACGATATGCGCCATCCTGACACCATCCAAAATGAAATCTACGTGGCCATGGAAGCGAACCGAAACCGCACCTTTAACCAGAGCGTGGCCGCGGCAACGGCGGCGGCCCGTCCGGTTTCAGAGCCGGTAGATCCTCAAGCTTCCGTACCTGAACAGATTGAACAGCTGCATTCCTTGAAAGAGCGTGGCCTGATTACCGATGCCGAATTCGAGGCTAAGAAGGCCGAACTGCTTGGGCGCATGTAA
- a CDS encoding LLM class flavin-dependent oxidoreductase — MSAIFGVHTGLQNTSIDELRSLWTRIEELPFDWISIWDHFYSADFDGAHCHEAVAAHAALALSTSRVEVGSLVYCAAYRHPAVLANAIVTIDHLSGGRAAMGLGAGWAKFEFDAYGIPFEEPKVRLDVLEESAQCVLGLLRNETTDFSGTHFNLVDAKCEPKPMRDQLPLWIGGGGEKRTLKIVGKYADGWNIPFASPEAFVHKRHVLTEHAEAAGRSISDIRTAINVGMCPTEADLQEQFGGLAEGVRAGVLMGSQQQMVDHLGRYLDVGVQQINLAMRAPWQLEHLEMMAATIEELG, encoded by the coding sequence ATGTCAGCCATTTTTGGGGTGCACACCGGGCTACAAAACACAAGCATCGACGAGCTACGCTCGCTTTGGACCCGGATTGAAGAGTTGCCCTTCGACTGGATCTCGATTTGGGACCACTTCTACTCGGCTGATTTCGACGGCGCACACTGCCACGAAGCCGTAGCCGCCCATGCTGCTTTGGCACTGAGCACCAGCCGGGTTGAGGTTGGCTCGCTCGTCTACTGCGCCGCCTATCGTCATCCAGCGGTGCTTGCTAATGCCATCGTGACCATCGATCACCTCTCGGGCGGTCGAGCCGCCATGGGTCTGGGCGCGGGCTGGGCGAAGTTCGAATTCGATGCTTATGGAATACCTTTTGAAGAACCCAAGGTACGCCTTGACGTGTTAGAAGAGTCGGCTCAATGCGTGCTCGGTTTACTACGGAACGAAACAACCGATTTCAGTGGGACTCACTTCAATCTGGTCGATGCTAAATGCGAGCCCAAGCCCATGCGGGACCAACTGCCGCTTTGGATTGGAGGTGGTGGGGAAAAACGGACCCTTAAAATCGTGGGGAAATATGCTGATGGCTGGAACATTCCCTTCGCCTCGCCCGAAGCTTTCGTGCATAAGCGCCATGTGCTAACCGAACACGCTGAAGCCGCTGGCCGTTCCATTTCCGATATACGCACCGCTATTAACGTGGGAATGTGCCCCACCGAAGCCGACCTACAAGAACAATTTGGCGGTTTAGCTGAAGGTGTGCGAGCCGGAGTTTTAATGGGGTCGCAGCAACAAATGGTCGACCACCTGGGGCGCTACCTAGATGTTGGTGTGCAGCAAATCAACCTGGCCATGCGTGCCCCTTGGCAGCTAGAGCACCTTGAGATGATGGCCGCCACCATCGAAGAACTAGGCTAG
- a CDS encoding ferritin-like domain-containing protein, which produces MSLDTSNDLEAILAVSNTDRDEAIHTVKNNAESIFTWDYDKGSRPALNKLYEKAKHSQWNGETDLDWSIEVDQEKLVYEGGGPPSSEQFMQLGVDLKGTALEKWTEKEWLQWSILNQNWSLSQFMHGEQGALICTAKIVETVPWIDAKYYGATQVMDEARHVEVFAKYLDEKMSGHFPINTHLKALLDDIIDDSRWDMTYLGMQIMVEGLALAAFGVTMQTTGDPLLKKLLRYVMADEARHVAFGVISLQEFYQGLTSAEMMERQEFAYEAAIRMRNRFLQQEVWDEMGVDVREAIRIFQKTDEEKNKDPFQQLLFSKIVPNAKKLGLLDANDGWLRKRFDVLGVTQFEDWDDTGAEYESLDFIAQDREAGLIE; this is translated from the coding sequence ATGTCGTTAGACACGAGCAACGATCTTGAAGCCATCTTGGCGGTGTCCAACACCGACCGTGATGAAGCTATTCACACCGTAAAAAATAACGCCGAGTCCATTTTCACCTGGGATTATGACAAAGGTTCTCGCCCAGCGTTGAACAAGCTGTATGAAAAGGCCAAGCACTCCCAGTGGAACGGTGAAACCGACCTTGACTGGTCAATAGAAGTTGACCAAGAGAAGCTTGTTTATGAAGGTGGCGGACCACCCTCAAGCGAGCAATTCATGCAACTTGGCGTCGACCTCAAAGGCACCGCGCTAGAAAAGTGGACCGAGAAGGAATGGTTGCAGTGGTCCATTCTGAACCAAAACTGGAGCCTCTCGCAGTTCATGCACGGCGAGCAAGGTGCGCTCATCTGCACCGCGAAAATTGTGGAAACCGTCCCCTGGATTGACGCTAAATACTATGGCGCCACTCAGGTGATGGACGAAGCTCGTCACGTTGAAGTCTTCGCGAAGTACCTTGATGAGAAAATGTCGGGTCACTTCCCAATCAACACCCACCTAAAGGCGCTCCTCGATGACATCATCGACGACAGCCGTTGGGACATGACGTATCTGGGTATGCAGATCATGGTGGAAGGACTGGCCTTGGCTGCTTTTGGTGTAACCATGCAGACCACCGGCGACCCATTGCTGAAGAAGCTGCTTCGCTATGTCATGGCCGACGAAGCTCGTCATGTGGCTTTCGGTGTTATCTCGCTGCAAGAGTTCTATCAGGGGCTCACTTCAGCCGAAATGATGGAGCGCCAAGAATTTGCCTATGAAGCGGCGATTCGTATGCGGAACCGTTTCTTGCAGCAAGAAGTTTGGGATGAAATGGGCGTTGATGTGCGTGAAGCCATCCGCATCTTCCAAAAGACTGATGAAGAGAAGAACAAGGATCCATTCCAGCAGCTACTCTTCTCGAAGATAGTTCCCAACGCCAAGAAGCTGGGCCTTCTTGATGCCAATGACGGCTGGTTGCGCAAGCGCTTCGATGTGCTGGGCGTAACACAGTTCGAAGACTGGGACGACACTGGTGCTGAGTATGAGAGCCTCGACTTCATTGCTCAAGACCGTGAAGCCGGACTAATTGAATAG
- a CDS encoding CaiB/BaiF CoA-transferase family protein, giving the protein MGPLAGFKVIEIAGIGPGPFCAMMLADMGADVIRVDRSQSVRGGDPDSPPADILMRGRRSIGVDLKSPEGVETVLKLIEGADAMLEGFRPGVAERLGIGPEEAMAQNPKLVYGRMTGWGQSGPYAPTAGHDINYIALAGALEPIGRAGGPPVPPLNLVGDFGGGGLMLAFGLVCGMLEAQKTGAGQVVDAAMVDGSAVLMTMFHAFNAMGIWNPERGTNLLDTGAHFYDTYECADGKYVSIGSIEPQFYAELLRLTGLSEDGDFTAQMERSRWPELTERLAGVFRTKTRDEWCEIMEGTDVCFAPVLSISEAPEHPHNKERGTFVEVAGVVQPAPAPRFSRTEASIQRPPSHAGQHTDEILGELGLSTDEISQLRSSGAVA; this is encoded by the coding sequence ATGGGACCCTTGGCAGGCTTCAAAGTTATTGAGATCGCCGGCATTGGCCCCGGACCGTTTTGCGCCATGATGTTGGCCGATATGGGTGCCGATGTAATACGTGTGGACCGCTCACAATCAGTTCGTGGCGGAGATCCAGATAGTCCACCCGCAGATATTTTGATGCGAGGGCGGCGCTCAATCGGGGTCGACCTGAAGTCACCTGAAGGCGTAGAAACGGTTCTGAAGCTAATTGAAGGTGCCGATGCCATGCTTGAGGGTTTTCGTCCCGGCGTGGCCGAACGTTTGGGTATTGGCCCTGAAGAGGCCATGGCACAGAACCCAAAGCTGGTGTACGGACGCATGACCGGCTGGGGTCAAAGCGGCCCCTATGCACCAACGGCGGGCCACGACATCAACTACATTGCCCTGGCTGGGGCCCTTGAACCTATTGGTCGTGCCGGTGGACCTCCGGTACCTCCTCTAAACCTGGTGGGTGATTTTGGCGGTGGTGGCCTCATGCTGGCCTTTGGCTTAGTTTGCGGCATGCTCGAAGCACAAAAAACAGGTGCCGGACAGGTGGTCGATGCGGCCATGGTCGACGGTTCGGCCGTGCTGATGACCATGTTCCATGCCTTCAACGCTATGGGCATTTGGAACCCCGAACGTGGCACCAACTTGTTAGATACCGGTGCCCATTTCTACGACACCTACGAGTGTGCCGATGGCAAGTATGTTTCGATTGGTTCTATAGAGCCTCAGTTTTATGCCGAGCTGTTGCGGCTAACCGGTTTGAGCGAAGACGGCGATTTTACTGCTCAGATGGAACGTTCTCGCTGGCCTGAACTCACTGAACGTTTAGCAGGCGTGTTCCGCACCAAGACTCGTGATGAGTGGTGCGAGATCATGGAAGGCACCGACGTTTGTTTTGCGCCGGTACTGTCAATCTCAGAAGCACCCGAACATCCGCACAACAAAGAACGTGGCACCTTCGTTGAGGTCGCTGGTGTGGTGCAACCGGCCCCGGCACCCCGTTTCAGCCGGACTGAAGCGTCGATTCAGCGCCCGCCGTCTCATGCAGGGCAACACACCGATGAAATCTTGGGAGAGTTGGGATTAAGTACCGACGAGATTAGCCAGCTTCGAAGCTCGGGGGCCGTGGCTTAG
- a CDS encoding iron-containing alcohol dehydrogenase, which yields MFDNWTHRSLPQEIHGGTGVLEHLGDLLKSFGARRVLLVASRRMLDSEPGELVTKQLGRMLAGTFSETGPYVDAHTAQHAVLSARSSEADTLVSLGSGANIEMAKAIAFFSEMESGMSGRSVADRPKFPHVAIPTTLNGAPYTGEFSLIDSHTKRSSSAGSPTSTPMAVLLEHSFQSDTDSESFILRATVALAHAIDVLTGTQASPEARMLARQGLIELAQWLPEFHADPKEFGLLERVIDATVVCGRARQNASAGFQHTLAQLLGARTLSSYELVSASLLPYTTAFISDVLPASTSELLNTLFMHEPTELGLRLSWWLEDIGVHNAFYDLGIDHEDIEAVARQATAQRGVQLCARPAGEGDIYALLKEALGIK from the coding sequence ATGTTTGACAACTGGACACACCGTTCCTTACCCCAAGAAATTCATGGGGGTACCGGTGTGCTCGAACATTTAGGCGACCTGTTAAAGAGTTTTGGTGCTAGGAGAGTTTTGCTGGTTGCCTCTCGCCGAATGCTCGACTCCGAGCCTGGTGAATTAGTAACAAAACAGTTGGGTCGCATGTTGGCCGGAACGTTCAGCGAGACCGGGCCCTATGTCGATGCGCACACTGCTCAACACGCAGTCTTGTCGGCCCGATCGAGCGAAGCCGACACGCTTGTGAGTCTTGGCTCGGGTGCCAACATAGAAATGGCCAAAGCCATTGCTTTTTTTTCGGAAATGGAATCTGGCATGTCGGGCCGCAGCGTGGCCGATCGGCCCAAGTTCCCGCATGTAGCTATTCCAACCACCCTTAACGGTGCCCCATACACGGGCGAATTTTCTCTGATTGATTCCCACACTAAGCGTTCTAGCAGTGCTGGTTCGCCAACATCGACACCTATGGCGGTCTTGTTAGAACATAGTTTTCAATCAGATACCGATTCTGAATCGTTCATTTTGCGAGCCACGGTAGCTTTAGCGCACGCCATTGATGTCCTAACTGGCACCCAGGCGAGCCCCGAAGCACGGATGCTGGCACGGCAAGGCCTGATCGAACTGGCGCAGTGGCTACCAGAATTTCACGCTGACCCCAAAGAGTTCGGCTTGTTGGAACGCGTCATCGATGCCACCGTGGTTTGCGGTAGAGCGCGACAGAACGCTTCAGCTGGTTTTCAACATACCTTGGCGCAACTATTGGGTGCGCGCACCCTCTCTTCTTACGAATTGGTAAGCGCTTCGCTTCTGCCGTATACAACGGCGTTCATTTCTGATGTTCTGCCCGCCTCGACCTCGGAATTGCTTAACACGCTGTTCATGCACGAACCAACCGAGTTAGGCCTTCGGCTGAGTTGGTGGCTTGAAGATATCGGTGTGCACAATGCCTTTTATGATCTAGGAATTGATCACGAAGACATTGAAGCGGTGGCCCGCCAGGCAACGGCTCAACGCGGTGTGCAACTTTGTGCTCGTCCCGCTGGCGAGGGTGATATTTACGCCCTACTGAAAGAAGCTCTAGGTATTAAATAA
- a CDS encoding xanthine dehydrogenase family protein subunit M, translated as MIPVAFEYVRAESVDHALEQLSEHGDEAKLLAGGHSLLPMMKLRLAVPSVLVDVGRLNDLSYIRHEGDTVKIGALTTHHLVETSELLAEYCPLIKGVAAEVGDPQVRHRGTLGGTLAHADPASDLPAAVLALGGTMVVAGPKGRRRIAATDFFTGYYESALAPDEMIVEIELPATPGGKWSFKKFNRRAQDWAIVAVAAVHNGTTGVGLVNMGATPLRATAVEEAIAAGANAKDAAAQAAQGTSPTEDLNATVEYRAHLARVLTERALTDLQI; from the coding sequence GTGATCCCCGTAGCTTTCGAATACGTAAGAGCAGAATCGGTTGATCATGCCTTAGAGCAACTTAGCGAGCACGGCGATGAAGCCAAATTACTGGCAGGTGGTCACTCGCTTCTTCCCATGATGAAACTGCGCTTAGCCGTGCCTTCAGTTCTGGTAGACGTGGGTCGCCTCAACGATCTTTCCTATATTCGCCACGAAGGCGACACTGTGAAAATCGGCGCCTTAACTACTCATCACTTGGTGGAAACTAGCGAGCTATTAGCCGAGTATTGCCCTCTTATCAAGGGAGTAGCCGCTGAAGTTGGCGACCCACAGGTCCGCCATCGGGGTACCTTAGGCGGCACTTTGGCCCACGCCGATCCGGCATCAGATTTGCCCGCCGCGGTGTTGGCCTTGGGCGGAACGATGGTGGTGGCTGGCCCAAAGGGTCGACGTCGCATCGCTGCCACCGACTTCTTCACTGGTTACTACGAATCGGCTTTGGCCCCCGATGAAATGATCGTCGAAATTGAACTTCCCGCCACGCCGGGCGGCAAGTGGAGCTTCAAGAAATTCAATCGCCGGGCCCAAGATTGGGCCATCGTGGCCGTAGCCGCAGTACACAATGGCACCACTGGTGTGGGCTTGGTGAATATGGGCGCCACCCCGCTTCGCGCCACGGCCGTGGAAGAGGCAATTGCCGCCGGTGCCAACGCTAAGGACGCTGCGGCCCAAGCCGCCCAGGGCACCTCACCAACCGAAGACCTAAACGCAACCGTTGAATACCGTGCGCACTTAGCCCGAGTCTTAACCGAACGGGCTTTAACCGACCTTCAAATTTAG
- a CDS encoding (2Fe-2S)-binding protein — protein sequence MQVKMTVNGQDVSGEAEPRTLLVYFIREQLGLTGTNVGCDTSSCGACTVHLDGQSVKSCTVLAVQAEGCQITTIEGMAQGGEMHPMQRAFHENHGLQCGYCTPGMVMAATSLLEENPNPTEEEVRLGLEGNLCRCTGYHNIVKSVLAAAEGASE from the coding sequence ATGCAGGTCAAGATGACCGTGAACGGCCAAGACGTCTCTGGAGAGGCCGAACCCCGAACACTTCTGGTCTATTTCATCAGGGAACAACTTGGGTTGACCGGCACCAACGTTGGCTGCGACACCTCTTCTTGTGGCGCTTGTACCGTTCATTTAGACGGTCAGTCGGTTAAGTCGTGCACTGTACTGGCGGTGCAGGCCGAGGGATGCCAAATAACAACTATCGAAGGAATGGCCCAGGGGGGTGAAATGCACCCGATGCAGCGGGCATTCCACGAAAACCATGGACTGCAGTGCGGCTATTGCACACCGGGCATGGTTATGGCTGCCACCTCACTGTTGGAAGAAAACCCCAATCCAACCGAGGAAGAGGTTCGGCTTGGTTTGGAGGGCAATTTGTGTCGCTGCACCGGCTATCACAACATTGTGAAATCGGTTTTGGCCGCCGCCGAAGGAGCTAGCGAGTGA
- a CDS encoding copper chaperone PCu(A)C, translated as MRTWRSIGIGTALALLLAVSATACGSSDDNPSASSSTVAETTTTTEGPETGDEDDTNGETLRIENVWARPGMADGNTAIYMVVYGGSDDDRLVDVSADNDFAEAIEIHEVVVVEDDDATDDMDNHMGSAGSMNSGTEDDADADHGSMSGGMPSSNNGGGGMKMMRQIDGLDIPAGSQVTLEPGGYHVMVLGLKQALAVGDTVKVTLHFESTGEVEVTAEVREM; from the coding sequence ATGCGAACCTGGCGGAGTATTGGTATTGGAACAGCATTGGCCTTGCTTTTAGCGGTTAGTGCCACTGCCTGTGGTTCATCAGATGACAATCCTTCCGCCAGTTCCAGCACCGTAGCCGAGACCACCACTACTACTGAAGGCCCCGAGACTGGTGACGAAGATGACACCAACGGGGAAACACTTCGAATTGAAAATGTTTGGGCCCGGCCGGGAATGGCGGATGGTAACACAGCGATTTACATGGTGGTTTATGGGGGCAGTGACGATGACCGCCTAGTCGACGTTTCCGCTGACAACGACTTTGCTGAAGCAATTGAAATCCACGAGGTTGTGGTTGTTGAAGACGACGACGCCACCGACGACATGGACAATCACATGGGTTCGGCCGGGTCAATGAATAGTGGCACCGAAGATGATGCCGACGCCGACCACGGCTCAATGAGCGGTGGCATGCCAAGCTCTAACAACGGTGGCGGTGGCATGAAAATGATGCGCCAAATTGATGGGCTCGACATTCCAGCAGGGTCGCAAGTCACCCTGGAGCCAGGTGGCTACCACGTAATGGTTCTGGGGCTGAAACAAGCCTTAGCCGTTGGCGACACGGTGAAGGTGACACTGCATTTTGAATCTACCGGTGAGGTTGAAGTCACCGCTGAAGTTCGAGAGATGTGA